Proteins from a single region of Cupriavidus sp. MP-37:
- a CDS encoding FxLYD domain-containing protein, protein MTYLARYAFAVMAAVICVPAAQAQVTSLPISNLELTRASSGLPMVKGIMTNNSRRTTGLISVTFALYDAAGTQLGIAMANTTALEPGQSWLIQALSPYSEVVTAKVVDVKAF, encoded by the coding sequence ATGACCTATCTCGCCAGATATGCCTTTGCAGTAATGGCTGCAGTGATTTGCGTACCCGCAGCACAAGCTCAAGTTACGAGCCTTCCGATCTCCAACCTCGAGCTCACCAGAGCGTCTTCTGGGCTCCCAATGGTGAAGGGCATCATGACCAACAACTCGAGACGCACGACAGGCCTGATCTCAGTTACGTTTGCTCTTTATGACGCCGCTGGCACACAACTCGGCATTGCGATGGCCAACACCACTGCGTTGGAACCAGGGCAGTCATGGCTAATACAGGCGCTATCGCCGTACAGCGAAGTGGTGACGGCCAAGGTAGTAGATGTAAAGGCCTTCTGA
- the flgH gene encoding flagellar basal body L-ring protein FlgH, which translates to MATLLSRLGARALVCLAGVAMLATSGCALMPREPLVQMPTTARAEPRPMGPASGSIYQSSYAGNPLFEDRRPRNVGDILTILITENVNASKNSGTNTSRTGNAALAFDAVPRALGGLFGTSQNANINGANTMKASGGASAANTFNGTITVTVLEVLANGNLVVSGEKQMAINQGAEFIRFSGVVNPRTITGDNAVLSTQVADARIEYTAKGVIDEAQNMGWLQRFFLNVSPF; encoded by the coding sequence ATGGCCACCTTGCTTTCCCGCCTGGGCGCGCGCGCGCTGGTTTGCCTGGCCGGCGTGGCAATGCTGGCCACAAGCGGCTGCGCGCTGATGCCGCGCGAGCCGCTGGTGCAGATGCCGACCACGGCGCGCGCCGAGCCGCGCCCGATGGGCCCGGCCTCGGGCTCGATCTACCAGTCTTCGTACGCCGGCAATCCGCTGTTCGAGGACCGGCGCCCGCGCAACGTGGGCGACATCCTGACCATCCTGATCACCGAGAACGTCAACGCCAGCAAGAACTCCGGCACCAACACCAGCCGCACCGGCAACGCCGCGCTGGCGTTCGACGCGGTGCCGCGCGCGCTGGGCGGCCTGTTCGGCACCAGCCAGAACGCCAACATCAACGGCGCCAACACCATGAAGGCCAGCGGCGGCGCCAGCGCGGCCAACACCTTCAACGGCACCATCACCGTGACCGTGCTGGAGGTGCTGGCCAACGGCAACCTGGTGGTCTCCGGCGAAAAGCAGATGGCCATCAACCAGGGTGCCGAGTTCATCCGCTTCTCGGGCGTGGTCAATCCCCGCACCATCACCGGCGACAACGCCGTGCTGTCGACGCAGGTCGCCGATGCGCGCATCGAATACACCGCCAAGGGCGTGATCGACGAAGCGCAGAACATGGGCTGGCTGCAGCGCTTCTTCCTCAATGTTTCTCCGTTCTGA
- the flgC gene encoding flagellar basal body rod protein FlgC has product MPAMNIFDVAGSAMAAQSQRMNVTASNLANADSVVSPDGQAYRAKQVVFGMAPTPGQTDIGGVQVQGVSEDPSPPRMVHNPTHPMANAQGYVVMPNVNPVEEMVNMISASRSYQANVEVLNTAKNMMLKTLTIGQ; this is encoded by the coding sequence ATGCCGGCAATGAACATCTTCGACGTCGCGGGCTCGGCCATGGCCGCGCAGTCGCAGCGCATGAACGTGACCGCGTCCAACCTGGCCAACGCTGACAGCGTGGTCAGCCCCGACGGCCAGGCCTACCGCGCCAAGCAGGTGGTGTTCGGCATGGCGCCCACGCCGGGCCAGACCGATATCGGCGGCGTGCAGGTGCAGGGCGTGAGCGAGGATCCGTCGCCCCCGCGCATGGTCCACAACCCCACGCATCCGATGGCCAATGCCCAGGGCTATGTGGTGATGCCCAACGTCAACCCGGTGGAGGAGATGGTCAACATGATCTCGGCCTCGCGCTCGTACCAGGCCAACGTGGAAGTGCTCAACACCGCCAAGAACATGATGCTCAAGACGCTGACGATCGGCCAGTAA
- the flgD gene encoding flagellar hook assembly protein FlgD has translation MTTTPPVGSNTQGINDALKSGSASASELQNNFLTMLVTQMNNQDPLNPMDNAQLTSQLAQISTVSGMQTMNATLSQLLSQVSASRAMDSAALIGRTVMVPGKLVSVEGGVPGKIGVDLPSTADAVTVDVLDKDGNVVRTIDMKGQTAGVHNIAWDGKNNAGVAVADGDYTFKVTATANGTSVQPVALVYGKVESISGDASGVLVDLGDGQTANVDDVRRIL, from the coding sequence ATGACCACCACCCCACCGGTAGGCAGCAACACGCAAGGCATCAACGACGCGCTCAAGAGCGGCAGCGCCAGCGCGTCCGAGCTGCAGAACAACTTCCTGACCATGCTCGTCACGCAGATGAACAACCAGGACCCGCTCAACCCGATGGACAACGCGCAGCTGACCTCGCAGCTGGCGCAGATCAGCACGGTCAGCGGCATGCAGACCATGAACGCGACGCTGTCGCAGCTGCTGTCTCAGGTCAGCGCCAGCCGCGCGATGGACTCGGCCGCGCTGATCGGCCGTACCGTGATGGTGCCGGGCAAGCTGGTGTCGGTGGAAGGCGGCGTGCCGGGCAAGATCGGCGTGGACCTGCCCTCGACCGCGGACGCGGTCACCGTCGACGTGCTCGACAAGGACGGCAACGTGGTGCGCACCATCGACATGAAGGGCCAGACCGCGGGTGTGCACAACATCGCGTGGGACGGCAAGAACAATGCCGGCGTGGCCGTGGCCGACGGCGACTACACCTTCAAGGTGACCGCCACCGCCAACGGCACCTCGGTGCAGCCGGTGGCGCTGGTGTACGGCAAGGTCGAGAGCATCAGCGGCGACGCCAGCGGCGTGCTGGTGGATCTGGGCGACGGCCAGACCGCCAACGTCGACGACGTGCGCCGCATTCTTTAA
- the flgL gene encoding flagellar hook-associated protein FlgL — MRVASSTLYQQGLASMNYQQGALMHIQQQLGTGRSILTPSDDPVGATRALGVSQAQAVNGQYATSRNQANIALAAEENALQSVTTITQNIQTLLVQAGNGTMSDADRGSLATALEGLYNQLLSLANSDDGNGQFLFGGTRSGSAPFTQSAGASTYIGDNGQQLLQVDVARQMPAGNTGREVFMSVTGGAGYVVKGNPANTGTATFGTVSTTDPSNPLFGHALQMSFTANGAGQIEYTITDTSTGTTPAPVVAGPVPYTSPAQIEVAGFSFNVTGNPKAGDTLTMQPASEAGTDMFANLQTVIDTLRQPAASDSDRANLGNVLSTAVRQFSNSLDNVLTVRASVGSRMNELDALDDVGANRDLTYSQTLSGLQDLDYAKAITEYYQRQMALQGAQQSFMQIQGMNLFKYL, encoded by the coding sequence ATGCGCGTTGCAAGCTCCACCCTGTACCAGCAAGGCCTGGCTTCGATGAACTACCAGCAGGGCGCGCTGATGCATATCCAGCAGCAGCTCGGCACCGGCCGCTCGATCCTGACCCCGTCGGACGACCCGGTCGGCGCCACCCGCGCGCTGGGCGTCAGCCAGGCGCAGGCCGTCAACGGGCAGTACGCCACCTCCCGCAACCAGGCCAATATTGCGCTGGCGGCGGAAGAAAACGCGCTGCAGTCCGTGACCACCATCACGCAGAACATCCAGACCCTGCTGGTGCAGGCCGGCAACGGCACCATGAGCGATGCCGACCGCGGCTCGCTGGCGACCGCGCTGGAAGGGCTGTACAACCAGCTGCTGAGCCTGGCCAACTCCGACGACGGCAACGGCCAGTTCCTGTTCGGCGGCACCCGCTCAGGCAGCGCGCCGTTCACGCAGAGCGCCGGCGCCAGCACCTACATCGGCGACAACGGCCAGCAACTGCTGCAGGTCGACGTGGCGCGCCAGATGCCAGCCGGCAACACCGGCCGCGAAGTCTTCATGAGCGTGACCGGCGGCGCCGGCTATGTGGTCAAGGGCAACCCCGCCAATACCGGCACCGCCACCTTCGGCACGGTGTCCACCACCGACCCGAGCAATCCGCTGTTCGGCCATGCGCTGCAGATGTCGTTCACGGCCAACGGCGCCGGCCAGATCGAATACACCATCACCGACACCTCGACCGGCACCACGCCGGCGCCGGTAGTGGCCGGCCCGGTGCCCTACACCTCGCCCGCGCAGATCGAAGTGGCGGGCTTCAGCTTCAACGTCACCGGCAACCCCAAGGCCGGCGACACCCTGACCATGCAGCCGGCCAGCGAGGCCGGCACCGACATGTTCGCCAACCTGCAGACCGTGATCGACACGCTGCGCCAGCCCGCCGCCTCCGACAGCGACCGCGCCAACCTGGGCAACGTGCTGTCGACCGCCGTGCGCCAGTTCTCCAACTCGCTCGACAACGTGCTGACCGTGCGCGCGTCGGTGGGCTCGCGCATGAATGAGCTGGATGCGCTGGACGATGTGGGTGCCAACCGCGACCTGACGTATTCGCAGACGTTGTCGGGGCTGCAGGATCTGGATTATGCGAAGGCGATCACGGAGTACTACCAGCGGCAGATGGCGCTGCAGGGGGCGCAGCAGTCGTTTATGCAGATTCAGGGGATGAATTTGTTTAAGTATTTGTAA
- a CDS encoding flagellar basal body rod protein FlgF: protein MDRMIYTALSGAKQILDQQAAVSNNLANVSTPAFRAQVNLYRAVPVVGPETGTRTFALASTPGADMRAGPLTYTGRTLDVALQGNGWLVVQAPDGTEAYTRAGALQVAQDGQVQTISGLPVMGDGGPLAVPPGSQVTIGTDGTITARGPGEASAGLAQVGRLRVVNPPNDAIARGDDGLFRLRPGAQPLEADPTVRVISGALEGSNVNPTEAMVEMIANARRFEMQMKMIQGADGNEQRANQLLSTN, encoded by the coding sequence ATGGACCGCATGATCTACACCGCCCTGTCGGGCGCCAAGCAGATACTCGACCAGCAAGCGGCGGTATCGAACAACCTCGCCAACGTGTCGACGCCGGCGTTCCGCGCCCAGGTCAACCTGTACCGCGCGGTGCCGGTGGTCGGGCCGGAGACGGGCACGCGCACCTTCGCGCTGGCGTCCACGCCCGGTGCGGACATGCGCGCCGGCCCGCTGACCTATACCGGCCGCACGCTCGACGTGGCGCTGCAGGGCAATGGCTGGCTGGTGGTGCAGGCGCCCGACGGCACCGAGGCCTACACCCGCGCCGGCGCGCTGCAGGTGGCGCAGGACGGGCAGGTGCAGACCATTTCCGGCCTGCCGGTGATGGGCGACGGCGGTCCGCTGGCGGTGCCGCCGGGCTCGCAGGTGACCATCGGCACCGACGGCACCATCACCGCGCGCGGCCCGGGCGAAGCCTCGGCCGGCCTGGCGCAGGTAGGCCGGCTGCGCGTGGTCAATCCGCCCAACGACGCCATCGCCCGCGGCGATGACGGCCTGTTCCGCCTGCGCCCCGGCGCGCAGCCGCTCGAGGCCGATCCCACCGTGCGCGTGATCTCCGGCGCGCTGGAGGGCAGCAACGTCAACCCGACCGAAGCCATGGTCGAGATGATCGCCAACGCGCGCCGCTTCGAGATGCAGATGAAGATGATCCAGGGCGCCGACGGCAACGAGCAGCGCGCCAACCAGCTGCTCTCGACCAACTGA
- the flgE gene encoding flagellar hook protein FlgE, with translation MGFGQGVSGLNAAASNLDVIGNNIANANTVGYKQSAAQFADVYAGTKIGLGVRVNSVVQSFNQGNIEASGRSLDVAITNGNGFFRMTSPEGAVYYSRNGQFQRQDDGRITNMQGLQVTGYPAGVAGGAGVQPQPLVISNAQMEPRATSSITAKFQLDSRATVPTQAFASAPGVPPTSNMFNYSTAINVYDSLGNKQQLMAYFAKSGAAPTVPGGTDWQMYVTDVNGNAVAGAPVTLSFDNAGALQAPGAGAVTLTQPAANGAQAMAMRLDLTGTTQFGADNDVKQLRQDGYTSGSLLGFSVNGDGTIVGSYSNEETKPLGQIVMAAFGNVEGLKPEGDNVWSATGASGQPLLGVAGGSLGTLRSNAVEASNVDLSGQLVNLIVAQRNYQANAQTIKAQDTVMQTLVNL, from the coding sequence ATGGGTTTCGGTCAAGGGGTAAGCGGCCTGAACGCCGCCGCGTCCAACCTGGACGTGATCGGCAACAACATCGCCAACGCCAACACGGTTGGCTACAAGCAATCGGCCGCGCAGTTCGCCGACGTCTACGCCGGCACCAAGATCGGCCTGGGCGTGCGCGTGAACTCGGTGGTGCAGTCGTTCAACCAGGGCAATATCGAGGCCTCGGGCCGCTCCCTGGACGTGGCCATCACCAACGGCAACGGCTTCTTCCGCATGACCAGCCCGGAAGGCGCGGTCTACTACTCGCGCAACGGCCAGTTCCAGCGCCAGGACGACGGCCGCATCACCAATATGCAGGGCCTGCAGGTGACGGGATATCCGGCTGGCGTGGCAGGTGGCGCCGGCGTGCAGCCGCAGCCGCTGGTGATCAGCAACGCGCAGATGGAGCCGCGCGCCACCAGCAGCATCACCGCCAAGTTCCAGCTCGATTCGCGCGCCACCGTGCCGACGCAGGCGTTTGCCAGCGCGCCCGGCGTGCCGCCGACCAGCAACATGTTCAACTACAGCACGGCGATCAACGTCTATGACTCGCTGGGCAACAAGCAGCAGTTGATGGCGTACTTCGCCAAGTCGGGCGCGGCGCCGACCGTGCCGGGCGGCACCGACTGGCAGATGTACGTGACCGACGTCAACGGCAACGCCGTCGCCGGTGCACCGGTCACGCTGTCGTTCGACAACGCCGGCGCGCTGCAGGCACCCGGTGCGGGCGCGGTCACGCTGACCCAGCCGGCGGCCAACGGCGCGCAGGCCATGGCCATGCGCCTGGACCTGACCGGCACCACCCAGTTCGGCGCCGACAACGACGTCAAGCAGCTCCGCCAGGACGGCTACACCTCGGGCAGCCTGCTGGGCTTCTCGGTCAACGGCGACGGCACCATCGTCGGCAGCTATTCCAACGAGGAGACCAAGCCGCTGGGCCAGATCGTGATGGCCGCCTTCGGCAACGTCGAAGGCCTGAAGCCGGAGGGCGACAACGTGTGGTCGGCCACCGGCGCATCGGGCCAGCCGCTGCTCGGCGTGGCCGGCGGCAGCCTGGGCACGCTGCGCTCGAACGCGGTGGAAGCGTCGAACGTGGACCTGTCGGGCCAGCTGGTCAACCTGATCGTGGCGCAGCGCAACTACCAGGCCAACGCGCAAACCATCAAGGCGCAGGACACGGTCATGCAGACCCTGGTCAACCTGTGA
- the flgK gene encoding flagellar hook-associated protein FlgK, which produces MSLFSIGLSGLNTAQNALTTTGHNFANSATEGYSRQNTIVASAGGQYTSQGFYGFGSNTTTVIRVYDEFLTGQLRGATSTSASLAMYSDQISQIDNLLADQKGGLAPLMQKFFAAVQAVADTPADPAARQGMLSAGQALVGQVRSASNYFKQLQAGVNEQVGTAVTQVNAYTRQIANLNQEITRLKAASGGQAPNDLLDQRDQAVAELTKLVGAKVVVQDSGTYNVFVGNGQPLVMGNDAYELKAVASAADPNRTVVAYTLPTGAVIESDPGALTGGSLGGLLQFRTETLDPAQSAIGRLSLAIGASFNAQHQLGIDLNGAPGTDMFKLGGATTIPNANNTIKTTVATATIDNASALTTSDYKLHFDGTNYTLTRLSDNQQVVAPVPGGTATYPLQFSADGFTVEINGPMGTNDSFTVQPTRNAATGFDMAINDPAKIAAASPAYIEATAGNKGNATASLSKVAPGFTPPAGKITAEFDGTNYIFKVGGVAMAPQPVGVPNGSNTDFTLNGLTFSFGGTPAAGDSFTLGSNAGAVKDNGNMLALAKLQNAKTIGGVSSFSEAYAQLVNDVGTRAKSVKIASASQDSITTQIKTAQQSVSGVNMDEETVSMLRFQQLYQANARVIQTAGTLFDTIIGIGR; this is translated from the coding sequence ATGTCTCTCTTCAGTATTGGCCTCTCCGGCCTGAACACCGCGCAGAACGCGCTGACGACGACGGGCCACAACTTTGCCAACTCGGCAACCGAAGGCTACTCGCGCCAGAACACCATCGTCGCTTCTGCCGGCGGCCAGTACACCAGCCAGGGCTTCTACGGCTTCGGCTCGAACACCACCACGGTGATCCGCGTCTATGACGAGTTCCTGACCGGCCAGCTGCGCGGCGCCACCTCGACCAGCGCCTCGCTGGCGATGTACTCGGACCAGATCAGCCAGATCGACAACCTGCTGGCCGATCAAAAGGGCGGCCTGGCGCCGCTGATGCAGAAGTTCTTCGCCGCGGTGCAGGCGGTGGCCGATACCCCGGCCGATCCGGCCGCGCGCCAGGGCATGCTGTCGGCGGGCCAGGCGCTGGTGGGACAGGTGCGCTCGGCCAGCAATTACTTCAAGCAGCTGCAGGCCGGCGTCAACGAGCAAGTCGGCACCGCCGTCACCCAAGTCAACGCGTACACCAGGCAGATCGCCAACCTGAACCAGGAAATCACGCGCCTGAAGGCCGCTTCCGGCGGTCAGGCGCCCAATGACCTGCTCGACCAGCGCGACCAGGCCGTGGCCGAGCTGACCAAGCTGGTCGGCGCCAAGGTGGTGGTGCAGGACAGCGGCACCTACAACGTCTTCGTCGGCAACGGCCAGCCGCTGGTGATGGGCAACGACGCCTATGAGCTGAAGGCCGTGGCCTCGGCCGCCGACCCCAATCGCACCGTGGTGGCCTACACGCTGCCCACCGGCGCCGTGATCGAGAGCGACCCGGGCGCGCTCACCGGCGGCTCGCTGGGCGGCCTGCTGCAGTTCCGCACCGAAACCCTGGATCCGGCGCAAAGCGCAATCGGCCGGCTGTCGCTGGCGATCGGCGCGAGCTTCAATGCACAGCACCAGCTCGGCATCGACCTGAACGGCGCTCCCGGCACCGACATGTTCAAGCTGGGCGGCGCCACCACCATCCCCAACGCCAACAACACCATCAAGACCACGGTGGCAACCGCCACCATCGACAACGCCTCGGCGCTGACCACCAGCGACTACAAGCTCCACTTCGACGGCACCAACTACACGCTGACGCGCCTGTCCGACAACCAGCAGGTGGTCGCGCCCGTGCCCGGCGGCACTGCCACCTACCCGCTGCAGTTCAGCGCCGACGGCTTTACCGTCGAGATCAACGGGCCGATGGGCACCAACGATTCGTTCACGGTGCAGCCCACCCGCAACGCCGCCACCGGCTTCGACATGGCGATCAACGATCCCGCCAAGATCGCTGCGGCCTCGCCCGCCTACATCGAGGCGACCGCCGGCAACAAGGGCAACGCCACCGCGTCGCTGAGCAAGGTCGCGCCCGGCTTCACCCCGCCGGCCGGCAAGATCACCGCCGAGTTCGACGGCACCAACTACATCTTCAAGGTCGGCGGCGTGGCCATGGCGCCGCAGCCGGTGGGCGTGCCCAACGGCAGCAATACCGACTTCACCCTCAACGGCCTGACCTTCAGCTTCGGCGGCACGCCCGCCGCCGGCGACAGCTTCACGCTGGGCAGCAACGCCGGCGCGGTCAAGGACAACGGCAACATGCTGGCGCTGGCCAAGCTGCAGAACGCCAAGACCATCGGCGGCGTGTCCAGCTTCAGCGAAGCCTACGCGCAGCTGGTCAACGATGTCGGCACGCGCGCCAAGTCGGTCAAGATCGCCTCGGCCTCGCAAGACAGCATCACCACGCAGATCAAGACCGCGCAGCAGTCGGTGTCCGGCGTCAACATGGACGAGGAAACCGTGTCGATGCTGCGCTTCCAGCAGCTGTACCAGGCCAATGCGCGCGTGATCCAGACCGCCGGCACGCTGTTCGACACCATCATCGGCATCGGCCGCTAA
- the flgG gene encoding flagellar basal-body rod protein FlgG, with translation MIRSLWIAKTGLDAQQTQMDVISNNLANVSTNGFKRGRAVFEELMYQTIRQPGALSSDQTTLPSGMQLGTGVRPVATERIHTQGNPQQTGNAKDVAILGQGFFQVALPDGTTAYTRDGSFQVDQNGQLVTSSGFVIQPAITIPANTLTMTIGRDGTVSVTQPGSSANVQVGQLQLATFMNPAGLESMGENLYVQTDASGAPNTTVPGLNGAGVVQQNYVEASNVNVVEELVSMIQTQRAYEINSKAVQASDQMLQRLAQLG, from the coding sequence ATGATCCGCTCTCTCTGGATTGCCAAGACCGGCCTCGATGCGCAGCAGACGCAGATGGACGTGATCTCGAACAACCTGGCCAACGTCTCGACCAACGGCTTCAAGCGCGGCCGCGCGGTGTTCGAGGAACTGATGTACCAGACCATCCGCCAGCCCGGCGCGCTGTCGTCGGACCAGACCACGCTGCCCTCCGGCATGCAGCTGGGCACCGGCGTGCGCCCGGTCGCGACCGAGCGCATCCACACCCAGGGCAACCCGCAGCAGACCGGCAATGCCAAGGACGTGGCCATCCTGGGACAGGGCTTCTTCCAGGTGGCGCTGCCCGACGGCACCACCGCCTATACCCGCGACGGCTCGTTCCAGGTGGACCAGAACGGCCAGCTGGTGACTTCCAGCGGCTTCGTGATCCAGCCCGCCATCACCATCCCCGCCAACACGCTGACGATGACCATCGGGCGCGACGGCACGGTGTCGGTGACGCAGCCTGGCTCCAGCGCCAACGTGCAGGTGGGGCAGCTGCAGCTGGCCACCTTCATGAACCCGGCCGGCCTGGAAAGCATGGGCGAGAACCTGTATGTGCAGACCGACGCCTCGGGCGCGCCCAACACCACCGTGCCGGGCCTGAACGGCGCGGGCGTGGTGCAGCAGAACTATGTCGAGGCGTCCAACGTGAACGTGGTCGAGGAACTGGTCAGCATGATCCAGACGCAGCGCGCGTACGAGATCAACAGCAAGGCGGTGCAGGCATCCGACCAGATGCTGCAGCGCCTGGCGCAACTGGGTTGA
- a CDS encoding flagellar basal body P-ring protein FlgI, with the protein MSAQMLARFLSRLLRLTMVSLALGVAFGAFATGAKAERLKNLATFQGVRENPLVGYGLVVGLDNTGDQTMQTPFTTQSLTNMLSQLGITLPAGKNMQLKNVAAVMVTASLPAFAQPGSQLDVVVSSMGNAKSLRGGTLLMTPLKGADGQVYAIAQGNMLVGGAGASANGSKVQINQLAVGRIANGAIVERAVAPFQPDGGVLNLELKDTDFGTAERVVEAINRNMGGGVAAALDGRVVQVRAPASPAARVGFLARIENIDVTPAKAAAKVILNARTGSIVMNQAVTVEDCAVAHGNLSVVINTQPVISQPAPFSGGQTVVAPVSQIDMKQQGGSLQIVKAGASLAAVVKGLNALGATPADLQTILEAMRAAGALRAELEVI; encoded by the coding sequence ATGTCTGCCCAGATGCTCGCTCGTTTCCTGTCCCGCCTGCTGCGGCTGACCATGGTCAGCCTGGCGCTGGGGGTGGCCTTCGGCGCCTTTGCCACCGGCGCCAAGGCCGAGCGCCTGAAAAACCTGGCCACCTTCCAGGGCGTGCGCGAGAACCCGCTGGTCGGCTACGGCCTGGTGGTGGGGCTGGACAACACCGGCGACCAGACCATGCAGACGCCGTTTACCACGCAGAGCCTGACCAACATGCTGTCGCAGCTGGGGATCACGCTGCCGGCCGGCAAGAACATGCAGCTCAAGAACGTCGCGGCGGTGATGGTGACCGCATCGCTGCCGGCGTTCGCGCAGCCCGGCAGCCAGCTCGACGTGGTGGTGTCGTCGATGGGCAATGCCAAGAGCCTGCGCGGCGGCACGCTGCTGATGACGCCGCTCAAGGGCGCCGACGGCCAGGTCTACGCGATCGCGCAGGGCAACATGCTGGTGGGTGGCGCGGGCGCGTCGGCCAACGGCAGCAAGGTGCAGATCAACCAGCTGGCGGTGGGGCGCATCGCCAACGGCGCCATCGTCGAGCGCGCGGTCGCGCCGTTCCAGCCCGATGGCGGCGTGCTCAACCTCGAACTGAAGGATACGGATTTCGGCACCGCTGAGCGCGTGGTCGAAGCGATCAACCGCAACATGGGCGGCGGCGTCGCCGCGGCGCTGGACGGCCGCGTGGTGCAGGTGCGCGCGCCGGCATCGCCGGCGGCGCGCGTGGGCTTCCTGGCCCGCATCGAGAATATCGACGTGACGCCGGCGAAGGCCGCGGCAAAGGTGATCCTGAACGCCCGCACCGGCTCCATCGTGATGAACCAGGCCGTGACCGTGGAAGACTGCGCGGTGGCGCACGGCAACCTGTCGGTAGTGATCAACACGCAACCGGTGATCAGCCAGCCCGCGCCGTTCAGCGGCGGCCAGACCGTGGTGGCACCGGTGTCGCAGATTGACATGAAGCAGCAGGGCGGTTCGCTGCAGATCGTCAAGGCGGGCGCCTCGCTGGCCGCCGTGGTCAAGGGGCTGAACGCGCTGGGCGCGACCCCGGCCGACCTGCAGACCATCCTGGAAGCGATGCGCGCGGCGGGTGCGCTGCGCGCCGAGCTGGAAGTGATCTGA
- the flgJ gene encoding flagellar assembly peptidoglycan hydrolase FlgJ → MNSGINGGALPAPGADLTQRFALDTQGFEALKHSARGGADASTLQAVARQFEAVFTQMVLKSMRDATPQDGLFDNEQSKLYLSMMDQQLAQQMSSRGIGLADVMVRQLARATGTAMPSGMNALSPAEAGKVADAEMARLLDSRGAGAMPADAGEQADLPAIGTTVAGQQWNPTAGLRQYQPQSYADRGQGEDRLGRLPDDAPAHVSAFVARIAGPAEAASRASGVPARLIVGQAALESGWGQREITHADGSTTFNVFGIKAGASWKGRVAEITTTEYIDGQPQKVRAKFRAYGSYDEACADYARLLTSNPRYAGVVSAASAEDAAHGLQRAGYATDPAYGHKLVKIMKKVAA, encoded by the coding sequence ATGAACAGCGGCATCAACGGTGGCGCGTTGCCCGCGCCGGGCGCCGACCTGACCCAGCGTTTCGCGCTGGACACGCAAGGCTTCGAAGCGCTCAAGCACAGCGCGCGCGGCGGCGCCGACGCCAGTACGCTGCAAGCCGTCGCCAGGCAGTTCGAGGCGGTGTTCACGCAGATGGTGCTCAAGAGCATGCGCGACGCCACGCCGCAGGACGGCCTGTTCGACAACGAGCAGAGCAAGCTCTACCTGTCGATGATGGACCAGCAGCTGGCGCAGCAGATGTCGTCGCGCGGCATCGGCCTGGCCGATGTGATGGTGCGCCAGCTGGCGCGCGCCACCGGCACCGCGATGCCATCCGGCATGAACGCGCTGAGCCCGGCGGAAGCTGGCAAGGTCGCGGATGCGGAAATGGCGCGGCTGCTCGACAGCCGCGGCGCCGGCGCCATGCCCGCCGACGCGGGCGAACAGGCCGACCTGCCGGCCATCGGCACCACCGTCGCGGGCCAGCAATGGAATCCCACCGCGGGCCTGCGCCAGTACCAGCCGCAGTCCTACGCGGATCGCGGCCAGGGCGAAGACCGGCTCGGCCGGCTGCCCGACGACGCGCCGGCCCACGTCAGCGCCTTCGTCGCCCGCATCGCCGGCCCCGCTGAAGCCGCGTCCCGCGCCAGCGGCGTGCCGGCACGGCTGATCGTCGGCCAGGCCGCGCTGGAATCCGGCTGGGGCCAGCGCGAGATCACGCACGCCGATGGCTCTACCACGTTCAACGTGTTCGGCATCAAGGCCGGGGCCAGCTGGAAGGGGCGGGTGGCGGAAATCACCACCACGGAATACATCGATGGGCAGCCGCAAAAGGTGCGGGCGAAGTTCCGCGCCTATGGCTCGTATGACGAAGCCTGCGCCGACTACGCGCGCCTGCTGACGAGCAATCCGCGCTATGCGGGCGTGGTCAGCGCGGCCAGTGCCGAAGATGCGGCGCATGGCTTGCAGCGGGCAGGGTATGCCACGGATCCGGCGTATGGGCACAAGCTGGTGAAGATCATGAAGAAGGTGGCGGCGTAG